The Cryomorphaceae bacterium genome includes a window with the following:
- a CDS encoding class I SAM-dependent methyltransferase — protein MPKISYTVLKETAYTILSGYRAMRSRPVVKELRNSNNPVLAKIGQGLYEGLYGDTVKTTRAQLAPIEARRRALLQTHETIDVIDYGAGSSNEQRTEEQMKQGVHKRAAISNICKASKPERWAAILHHVVLSCKPESAVELGSCVGISGSYIASAMQSNGKGSLTTLEGSPEIARIASETFGTLALTNAKVVAGPFHSTLGNVLEASKPIDFFFNDGHHDRDAVLRYFEQSLPYLSPDAVVVIDDIAWSPGMKSAWQNLRTHQQVAASVDLGKMGILVMGESQPGKSQFNMPL, from the coding sequence TTGCCCAAAATCAGCTACACAGTGCTCAAAGAAACTGCATACACCATCCTTTCGGGCTACCGGGCAATGCGATCCAGGCCCGTGGTAAAAGAACTGCGCAACAGCAACAACCCGGTTTTAGCGAAAATAGGACAAGGCCTCTATGAGGGACTTTACGGAGACACGGTCAAAACCACAAGGGCTCAATTGGCCCCGATAGAAGCACGCCGGCGAGCTTTACTTCAAACCCACGAAACCATAGATGTGATTGATTACGGGGCAGGTAGCAGCAACGAGCAGCGCACCGAGGAACAAATGAAACAAGGTGTGCATAAGAGAGCCGCCATCAGCAATATCTGTAAAGCCAGCAAACCCGAGCGTTGGGCTGCGATTCTACATCATGTTGTTTTGAGCTGTAAACCTGAAAGTGCGGTAGAACTAGGTAGTTGCGTAGGAATTTCAGGTTCTTACATCGCTTCGGCCATGCAAAGCAATGGAAAAGGGTCGCTCACTACATTGGAGGGCTCACCAGAAATTGCACGGATAGCCAGCGAAACGTTCGGTACACTTGCGCTCACGAATGCGAAAGTGGTGGCAGGCCCGTTTCACAGCACGCTTGGCAATGTGCTCGAGGCATCCAAACCCATTGATTTCTTTTTCAATGACGGACACCACGACCGTGATGCTGTCCTTCGCTATTTTGAGCAATCTCTTCCCTACCTCAGTCCCGATGCGGTAGTTGTGATAGACGATATTGCCTGGTCTCCGGGCATGAAAAGTGCATGGCAGAACCTGCGTACACATCAGCAGGTAGCAGCATCGGTTGATTTGGGCAAAATGGGGATATTGGTCATGGGTGAGTCCCAGCCCGGCAAGTCACAATTCAATATGCCGCTCTAA